The DNA region TTCCGCCGCTTGGGGCGAGGCGCGGGCGCACCCCGCAGCAGACCCTCGGTACTTACATCCTCATCGATCTCCGGCCAATGGATTCCGTGGCCCCTGCCCACGATCTTCCAGTTCGCCCGCTGCGAAGCCGTGGCATGCAGAAGGCGCGGGAACCAGGCGAGCGGCGCGGAGATTGCGCGGCCGTCTTTCAACGAGACGGTGATCGCATCGGTCGAAACCTCGACCCCAGCGACTCGCTCATCAGCCGCCAGTGCCAAAATATCCCTCTGATGAGAGATCATCAAGCCTTCAGGAGCGCATGTTGTGCGATCCGCGGCAGGCGGACGGGGACAAACTGTTCGGCAGGATAGAGGTAGTCTTCGCCTGAACCATCCACTACCCGCACCAATCCCATCGCCTTGGCTTTTCGGTCTGGCAGGACGCGATACACCTTGCCGACCTCGAGATCGACAGGTGTGTCGCCGTTGTCGATGCAAATCACGAAATGTGGAACGGTTCTCGTCTTCATAGCATGCGCACGGTCCGCTTTACTTTGACGTTCCTTTTGCCGAAGCCGTGCGCTTCGTACCAATGCAACTCTGCCACGCATATCGTACCATCCCCATATTCAATGGTTGCTGTTCCCTTCAACTTGCGCCAGCGGCCTGGGCCATACAACTTCCGCAACTGCATGCGGCTGCGCACTCCGACCCCGCGGGCGATTATTTCGATGTTCGAAATGGGGCCGATTATCTTGAATCGCATGGAGATGGCAGGGTTGTAAATCACCCCTCTTGCAATCCACTTCCACCGCAAGAACCGGATGGTTCGCATTTCCGCCTTGTCCTATTCTCGCGGACATGGATACTTTGACTGTTCCAACCGAGCTGACCATGACCGCGCGGCCGATACCGTCGAAAGGCGCGAACGCGACCAACAACGACGCCGAGTGGCAGGCTGTCCTCGGGCAGCACCGCGCCTGGGACGGGCGCCTCTTCTACGGCGTGCGCTCGACCGGCATCTACTGCAAGCCGTCGTGCCCGTCGCGGCGTCCGCGGCGCGACCAGGTGGAATACTTCTTCGATATCCCTGCCGCCGAGCGCGCGGGCTTCCGCGCCTGCAAGCGTTGCCATCCCAACCAGCCCGGCCGGGTGGACGCGCAACTGCAAGCCGTCGAGCGCGCTTGCCATTACATCCGCGAGAATCTGGATGCCACGCTCTCACTCGAAGAGCTGGGCGCGCACGCCGGGATGAGCCCGTTCCACCTCCAGCGCGTCTTCAAGAGGGCCACCGGACTCACGCCGAAGCAATACATTGCGGGGTGCCGCCTGGCGTCGTTCAAGCAGGAGCTGCGCCTCAACCGGCGCAACGTGACCGAAGCCACCTACCACGCCGGATACAGTTCGGGCTCGCGCGTCTACGAGCGCGCGAATCAAGAAATGGGGATGACGCCGGCGACGTACCGCAAGGGCGCCGCAGGCGTCGCGATCGAATACGCCGTGGTCGCGTGCTCGCTCGGCCGATTGCTGGTCGCGAAGACGCCGCGTGGCGTGTGCAGCGTCCAGCTCGGCGACTCGGAGCGCGAGCTGGAAAAGGCGTTGAAGAACGAGTTTCCCAAGGCCGAGCTGAGTCATGCTGCACAGCGACCGGCGTGGCTTGCGGACGTGCTCGCGCAGGTCGAAGGCGGGTCTTCTTCGCGTACTTCTTCGCGTAGCCCGGAAACTCGTCTCCCGCTCGACATCCGCGTGACCGCTTTTCAGCGGCGCGTCTACGAAGCGTTGTTGCGGATCCCGGCGGGCGAGACGCGCTCGTACCAGCAAGTCGCCGCGGCGATCGGCGCTCCGGCAGCCTGCCGCGCGGTGGCGCGCGTGTGCGCTCGGAATCCGGTGGCGGTCGTGATCCCGTGCCATCGCGTGGTGCGCGGCGACGGTGCGCTCGCCGGCTACCGCTGGGGCGTCGAGCGGAAGCGCGCGCTGCTGGGACGGGAAGCCGCGAGAAAGAGCTAGTCTCACCACGGAGGCACGGAGTACACGGAGAAGACTTGGCAGTCGGGTTTTCTCCGTGCCCTCCGTGTCTCCGTGGTAAAAACGGGTTGCATACCTTCCGCACCCGTGAAGAAGCCCAAGACCACCGCCAAGACTTTCACCGCTACGCTCGAGCACATGCCCGGAAACCTGGGCTGGGTGATCATCCGCGTGCCGGTGGACGTGGAAAAAGTCTGGGGCGTGCGCGGGCATCTCAAAGTCCGCGGCGAGATCGGAAGCGCGAACAAAAAAGTCAGCGGCTTCGGCTTCCGCACCTCGCTGTTTCCCACCGGCAAGGGATACCACTACATGCTGATCAACAAGCAGATGCAGCGCGGCGGCGGCGTGGGTGTGGGGATGAAGGCGCGCTTTCGCCTGGAGCCGGACCTCGAAGAACGCGTGGTCACCGAGCCGGCAGAGTGGGCGCGGATCATGAAACAGTCGCGTGCGATCGCCAGGTTCTATGCGGCGCTAAGTTATTCCTATCGGCAGGCGATCGCGAGGTCGATCACCGAGCCGAAGGCCGCAGCTTCGCGCCGCAAGCGGGCGGAGCAGATGGCGGAGCGCGTGCTCCAGACCATCGAGGCGGAGCGCGAGCTGCCTCCATTGATCCGGCAGGCATTCGAACGCTACCCGCGAGCGTGGCAGGGCTGGCAGCGGATGACGCCGCGACAACGACGCAATCACCTGCTCGGTATTTTTTACTATCGCAATCCAGGGTCAAGGCAGCGGCGGCTCGAGAAGACGATGGAAGAGGCATCGAAGCGCGCGGAGTGAGCCAACACCTACCACGGAGACACGGAGGCACGGAGTTGTCTTGTTTTTCTTGTTCCCGCAACCGCGTCTATCCCGCCCATTCGTCCCCCCAAATCTCCGTGTCTCAGTGCCTCCGTGGTGGAAATTGACCTCTTATGCGCGATAACGGTGATCCGGTTCGGCTAGAACCGACGCGGTGGCACGCCATCCTGCGGGCGCGCTGTCCGCGCTGCCGCATTGGGCCGATCTTCGCGCGCTGGCGTTTTCCGGGATTCGGCGTGTTGCATCCGATGTGTCCGGAGTGCGGCTTGCTGTACCAGCGCGAGCAGGGATACTTCCTCGGCGCCATGTACATCAGTTCGTTGATAGTGACCGCATTGATCTTTGTCTTCCTGTTGCTGCTCTGGGCAGTCACTTCATGGTCCTGGGACACGCTGCTGCTCGCGTCCCTGGGATTGGTGATACTGTCTGCACCGCTCGTGATGTCGGTGGCGCGCGTGCTGTGGCTGCACTTCGACCAGTACTTCGATCCGCGGTGACCTTTCGGGCTGACTTTCCACCGCCAGACGCGGAGACACAGAGCTAGGCAGACAATCGCTTCTTGCCCATCAGCGCGGCCACGCCCAGGCAGGCAATCAGGATCAGCGGCGAGAGCGCCCACCAGAAACCCAACCAAGCCCTGGCTACGCGGAGCTCGAAATGTTCCACGGCAGAGAGCGGCGTCCCCGCGTGGGCCCATGCATTGGCGAGCGCTGCCATGTGGTGTTCGAACCAAAACATCCCAGCGATGAGAAGACAAGCGACGACAACGCGATGACGTAGCGCATGTGGCGGCCTCCCGCGGGACAGTACCACGGAAGCCGCTCGGGCGAAGAGTACAATGCCGCAACGCCTCTGACGCGTGAACTGCCCAAGGCGCTGCACGCGTGCGAGTTCCGTTTCCAGATGGACAAGAAGGGCAATATCGTTAGGACGAACGGTGTGGGCAAGCCTGAGGTGAAGTGCCAATGAGCCACGAACATTCGAGCGACAAGCTGGCGCAACGCGATTGGGTGGGCGAGTACTCCGAGGCGCACCGGCATCCGATGAACCGGCTGTGCCACAGCTTTGGCATCCCCATGATCGTGGTGTCGCTCTTGCTGGCCGTGGGCGCGATCTACATTGGCCCGCTGTGGATCTATGCGGTGGTGCTGTTCGTTCTCGGCTGGGTGCTGCAGTTCGTGGGACACTGGTTCGAAGGCAAGCCGCCGGAGTTCATACGCGATCCGCGCTTTCTGTTCGTCGGCGTGCGCTGGTGGTTCGCGAAGATGCGAGGGAAGGCATAGGCGCGGATGCGGCGCGGGAACCTATCTCTTTTCCCGCGCGCATAGCTCGGCCACGACGCGCGCGACCTCATTCTCCTGGAACAGCCTGATTCCGGCCACGCCGGCGGCGCCGGCGCGCAGGCAGTCCTGCGCGTTCGCGAGCGTGACGCCGCCAAGCGCCAGCACCGGCATCGGGGTGGCGTATCCGGCTTCGGGCTTGGCCACCGTGCTGGTGTGAGCGCCGCGCGCGCACGCCGCGCGTAACGCGGCGAGGCCCGCGGACTTCGGTCCTCCTGCCTTTTCGAAGACCGGTCCGAAGACGGCAAAGTCGGCGCCGTGGGATTCGGCGGCTGCGACTTCTTCCCCGGTATGGCAGGAGACGGCGACGAGGCAGTTTCGAGTTTCGAGTTTCGAGTTTCGAGTGGCGGCCGCCCACAACGCGTGCACCTCGCTCGCCGGAAGATCGCCGGCGGGAAGATGGACACCGTCGGCGCCAACCGCGAGCGCGATATCGGCGCGCGAGTTGACCAGCAGGCGAGTGGTTGGCCGCTGGCCTTCGGACATGCGGGTTGGGGGCATTCGTGCTGGCCGAGCGCGGGCAAGGGCACTGACCGCCTCGCGCGCGAGCTGCTCCAGTTCGCGCGCGGACAAATCCTTTTCGCGGAGCTGGATGTAGTCCACGCCGGCACGCGCGGCCTCGCCGAGCTTGGCGAGCAGGGCGCGGCGCTGCTCGCCCGGTGGGCCCGGAAACTGCCGGCGGTCGGTGATGTAGTAGAGCAGCACGTCCCCCTTTCAGTCCCCCTTTTCAGTTCTCTCTGCTCAGTCCAACTTGTCTATTTCACCACGATGTCCGGCGCGGAGGGTGATTGTCCAGCACGGAGGGTGATTTGCGCGTCTAATGGAGGGATGGGGATTGGGATGCAGAGCGTGGGGATGCAGATCGTGTGGCTGCTCGTGCTGGCCTTGCCGGTAGCATGCGTGGCGTGGACGGTGACCCACGAGGAAGTCTTTCGCGAGCCACGGGAGTACTGCGAGCGCCGCGCGGAGGATTGCCGCAGCCTGCTCTCCCGCAAATTCTTTTACCTCTTTACCTGCGAGTATTGTTTCTCGCATTATGTGGCGGCGGCGTTGCTGGCGGTGACGCGCTTCCATCTTCTCTATGACGACTGGCGCGGATACCTCATCGCGTGGCTCGCGCTGGTATGGATCGCGAACGTTTACATCGGCATCTTCGGCAAGGTGAGGCTCAACATCAAGAAAGAGCGCGCGGAGATCACCCAGATCGAGGAAGACACGAAGAACAAAGACACCAAGCAAGCAGCCTGAGGGTTTGCAAAAAAAGAGGCTGGCCCCGGGGCCAGCCTCTTTTTCTATTTCGGCTCAGCGTTGCACGACGATGTCGCCGCCTCCAACCGGCCCGCTGGCGGCATAGCCATTGCTGATGGTGATGGCGAAGGCGTCGCCGTTCTTGCCGGGCGTACCGGCATCGGTCACGTTCACGGTAAAAGTGACGGAGCTGCCATTGTCGAGCTTGCCGCTGCCCGAGAACCTCGCTGCGTTACCCGAGCGAGTGCTCGAGCCGATCGACGTCGCGGTGAGGTAGATCTTCGCCAGCTTGTCAAAGTAGGTGAAGGTGCCCGCGCCAGAAGTCACGTCGATGGCAAAGTGCTTCTTGTTGTCCTTATCGAACCAGCCCGTGCCGGAGACGGTCGCGGGCAGGCCGACGGTGAGGGGTCCCGCGATCTGTCGCGTGAACTGCACCCGTGCCGTGGTGTTCGGCGTAGCCAGATCGGTCGAGTAGAGGATGTTCGCCGCGCCGAGTGGATCGTGATACATGCTCGAATACTCGGCCAGGTCGCGGTCGCCGGGGTTGCCGGCGGGCGCAGGAGTATCGCAATCGAGGCCGCGCAAGCAGATGGAGCCGACATGCACGACGCCGCGCTGCTGCTGTTCGGTGCCCGTCGTCTGGCCGCTGGCCGCAACGTACTGGAATGCGGGCGCGGCAGCGAACGCATCGGGAGTGAACGCATACCCCAGCTTCCACTCGGAGCCTTCGAAGCCGGCTTCCTGATCGGGATCGCCAGGACGGTCGGTGCCGTACCACATCACGCCGACGCGGCCGGCATCGCCGCCGGCAATGATCCAGGGCAGCAGCGCGGTGGTGACCGCAGCGTCTGCCGGATTGTTGACGCGGACGGGATCCGTCCAGCTATTGCCGCCATCGCGGGAAGACATGAGGAACGCGTCTTTCCGGTCGCTGAAGACCACGTGCAGGTTGCCGGCGCGGTCCACGGCGATGGCAGGAAACACGTTATCGATCACCTTCCCGACCGGAGCGCGGAAAATGCGCCGCACCGTGACGCCCTTGACCGTGGGATCGAGCTGTCCCTGCGGAAGCAAGGGCAGGTTGCATGGCGCCGGACACGCCGCGAGATACAGATCGCGCGGACTGCTGCCGGTAAACACGTTGTACGCCGCGGCTTTGCTGGGATCGTCGTTCGGCGCGTAGGAAACCATGTTGCCCTGGCGACCATCCTGTGCCGCGCCGGCGAGTGGTGAGGCGATGATCGCACCGCGAGGCCAAGTCATGCCGTAATCGTCGGACTGCACCCAGAAGATGCTGGTGGTGCCGACGAGCAGGGCGCCGAGCTGGCGCGAGGTGAGGAAGATGCGGCTCGGACCGACGCTGGTGTTCCACTGGCGGTCGACCACCGGAAAGTCGCCCTGGCTGACGAGGAAGTTCTCGCCTTTGTCGAGCGAGTTGCTGACGGTGATGTTAGCCAGGCTCAGGCTGCTGACGGAAACGTTCCCGGTACTGCCGACCTTACCCACGCCGGAAACATCCAGCAGAGCGAACGGCGAACCGATGGAAATGTCATTATCGCCGCCGCCGATGCCAACACTCTGCAAGCTGGAGGCAGCAGGCGTCTGCGCACCATCAGGCTGGCCGAGGAACTGGAAGCTCGCGCCGCCGTCATCGGAGCGCCAGAAGTCCACGCCGGCAGGGACGCCCTGGATGGCGGAAGCGTAGATCGTGCCAAAGTGGTCGATCTTGATGTCGGGCTCCACGTTCTGGCCGGTCTGGCCGTTCTCCGAACCTACCAGGCGCAGGTCGGAGGTGAACTGGAACATCTGTGGGCCGAATTTGCCGTCTGGGTCCTTGCTGTAGGTCGCGCTGCGGAACACGGGGAGCGGCGGATCCGCGACCAAGGTGACTTTGCCGGCATAAGCGGTGAGCGGCACAGCACCCCAGGCGTGCACGTAGACCGTGTAGGTGCCGTTCGCCAACCCTGCCTGCTCGATCTCTTCGAAGTTGGTAAAGCCCTGGCCGGAATCGTCGACGAAGGTGCTTCCCTTGTAGAGGAGCAGGTCGAAATCGTTGGCGGAGTTAGACCAGTCCGCGCGTATCACAACGGCAAAATTGGGATGTGCAGCGCGGTAAGCGTCGGAGACATTGACCGTGATACTGAAAGTGTCGCAATCTTTGAGCGTAGGGCAGAGCGTGGGATCATAACCGGTCAGCGTGGGTGTGGTCACAAGGCTGGTGCCCGTCCACGTCACGCTCGAGTTGGTGTCATTCACTGTGCCTGAGGCAGGCGTAGCGCCCCAAGCGGCGGAAATAACGGATGTGACGGCGGCGAGAAAGACAAACGCAGCCATCAGCTTGCAATGCCCTGCATGCATCATTCATTCCTCCAGGATTCGCGACTGATCAGGGGCCGTAACGCGCAATAAAAGACAGCCTGGACCGAGACGAAACGGCGCGGACACACGGGGTGGTGCGGCTTACCAGGGGCGCAGTAGTGCCACCACGGGAGCAGATGCCGGTCATCACAGCCAGGGTTGTTTCGGGAATCAGGCTTTTGGAGAGCGGCTTTAGAGCGGTCTTGGAAGACCGGTTCAGCGATTGCGCTGGTTGAATGGCCGTGTCTTGGCGATGCCGGGAGCGCGGTCTTCCTGCTTAGGATGCGGCGCGTTGAGGTGGAACTTCGTCAGTCCCTTGCGCAGCGCTTCAAAGGCCTCTTCCGGTGAATTGACCACGCGATAGAGGTCGCGGTCCTCGGGCGCGATGGTGCCCCAATCGACGAGAGCGTCGATGTTGATGACGCGCTCCCAGTATTCCTTCCCGTACATCAGCACCAGGATGCGCTTGGCCAGCTTCTCGGTCTGCGCCAGCGTGAGGATCTCAAACAGTTCGTCCATCGTACCGAAGCCTCCGGGAAAGACCACGAGCGCCTTCGAGAGGTAGGCGAACCAGTACTTGCGCATGAAGAAGTAATGGAATTCGAAGTTGAGTTCCGGAGTGATGTAGCGATTGGGCATCTGCTCATAGGGCAGGTTGATGTTCAGTCCGATGGTCTTGCCGCCAGCCTCGCGCGCGCCCAGGTTCGCCGCTTCCATGATGCCCGGACCGCCGCCGGTGCAGACGACGAAGCGGTGGCGCTCGAAGGGCAGGTCTTTGGTCCACGAGGTGAGCAGGAAAGCGAGGCGGCGGGCTTCTTCGTAGTAGCGAGCCATCTCCACCGCGGCACGCGCGCGCTTGATCTGCTCTTCGAGCGGGGCGGGCTGCGCTGAGCTCGGCTTGGCCAGCACTTCGAGTTCGTGCTCGGCGTGCGAGCGGCTGTGGAAACGCGCGGAGCCGAAGAAGACGACCGTATCCTGGATCTTCTCGCGGTGGAAGCGTGCGAGCGGTTCCTGATACTCCGCGAGGATGCGCAGGATGCGCCCGTCGGGACTATCGATGAACGCCGGGTTCTTGTAAGCGAGTGGCGCGCGTTGCAGATCTTTGGGATCTTCGGGATCGTGCATGTTGGGCGGAAGCCGGTGGTCAGGATCAGTGCTCACTTTGTCGAGGGTCGAAGTTCAGGGCCGAACCACAAGTATGAACGATACAAGTATGAACGATAGATGATAGATGAAAGACGCTCAGCCGGCCGTGGGCGGCTTGGGATCACGATAGTGTACGGCCTCGTAGATGCCCAGCCAGATATCGAGTACCCCGATGCCGGTGGTGACGCCGCGAACGAAGTCATGGGCGATGAAGGCGCGGATCGCCGGGAACGACGTGAGCAAGCTGTTCTCATGCCAGAGATGCGGCAGCCAGGGCACGGCGATGAGCACGAGGCCCACTTCGACGCAGAAAGCGACGAACACGACCATCATGCTGCGTGCGAGCCAGACCGGGGGCGGGGCGTCGGCATCGTTGTCTAACCCGGCCTTGTCTAGCACACCATTCGCGCCGGCTGCGGGGACGGGCGGAACGGGACCAGGGAACGGACGAACGTTGGAGGGCACGGAAGGATCCTTCGCGGCAGGGGGCTCGCCTTCCGGAGCGGCGTGACCATGCGGCTTATTTTTCTGCGCGGGATCCATGCGAGACGGATTCTACGCCTTCAGTGCTTTGATGCGTTCGGCGACGTCGCGGTAGTCGATGTTCGAACCGTAGACTTCCATGAAGCTGGCCAAGGCTTCCTTGCGGTTGCCGGCGGCCTCATGCGCGGAGGCGAGCTCGTAGTACACGGCCATCTTGCTCTCCTCATCGATCTGCGGCACGTGCAGCGCCTTCTCGTACCACTTGACCGCCGCCATGGGCACGCCCTTTTCGACGAAGCAATGCGCCAGCCAGGTGTAGGCCTGCATCACTTGCGAGAAAGGATATCCGTGCTCGATCGACTGGCAGACCTTTTGCAGCTCGCCGATGGCTTCGTCGAGCAGTCCCATCTCTTTGAAGGCGACGCCGAGGTTGTAATGGGTGTCGGGATCCTCGGCTTGACCGGCGCCCTCTTCCGCTTCCTCCTTGAACTCAGCGAACATGTCGGTGAGGGCGGCGTTGGCCTCTCGGCCAACCATCACGTCTTGCTGGGGGGCAGATTGGGGTGCAGATTGGGGTGCAGATTGGGGTGCAGATGAAGACGCGGGTGCGGACGCAGCCGCAGCCGGTGCGGCAGACCTCGCCGGTGCGGGCTTGGCGGCCGGCGGTGGTGGTGGTGGCGGGGACGGCGGAGCAGCGGCCTTGGCCAGTGCGGAGGGCGGAGGCGGCGCGGGTGCCTTCGCGCCGCCGATAGCAAAGTCGTCGCCTAGCGATTCTTCGAGGTCGAGGACAAAGTCGCTCATCGCGTTGATCTTGGCGGCAGGCGCCGGCGGCGGTGGTGGCGGCGGCGGAGCGGCAACCGGTTTCGGTGCGGCTTTAGGCGCGGCTTTCGGCGCGGGCGGTGGTGGCTGCGGTGGTGGCGGCGCAACCGTTTCCGGCGCTTCCGCTGCTTCGGTCTTGATCGCGTCGAAACTGAACTCGGCGATGCTGGCTTCAGAGGGCGCGACGGGCGCGGGAGTCTCCGCCGCCGCGAGCTGCGCGCGCAGCGCGGGGATCTCCGGATGCTTGGGAGAAAACTGCGCCAGCCGGTCGAGCGCGGTGTGAGCGTCGCCGAACATCGCTTGCCCGATGTAGAACTTGATCTCTTCCACTACCTCGCGGGTGGGATCGCCGATCGCCGTTCCGGCAGAGGTCACAGTCGCTTCCGCGGCGGCGGCTGCCGGCTCGGAGGTGACCATGGTCTCCCACTCGCTCGCGACATCGACCTCGCGCGCGGGCGCTGCAGCCACTGGAGCGGCAGGCACGTCCGGCGGCACGCTGACTTCGAATCCGAACTCCTGAGCCGCCGGCTGGGCCGCCGCGGCTGCGGGAGGCGCCGCGCTTACCTCGAAACCGAGTGCGGGAGCGCCTTCCGCAGGCGCGGTGGGCGCAGCTCCGCCGGCATGCTTGCGGTACCGGACGCCCATCTCACCGAACTGCTTGGCGAGCTCAGCATGACCGGCCTTGGTGTGGACGCGGGCGAGGATCTCGCAACACCGCGCCGCATCGGCAAAGCGTTCGGCGCGGGCATAGAGTCCGGCGAGGCGCTGGTTCATCAGCGCGTCTTCGGGAGCCTGCGCCAGCACGGCTTCGAGCGGCGCGATGGTCTTCGCCGGCAGGTTATAAGAATCGAACAGCTCCGACTCGGTCATGGCGTTGCGGATCGCGGCCGCAACATCGGGGGAGTACTGCTGCTCCACCCCGGTGGTAGCCATGGCGTCAAGTTCTTCCACCATGAAGGCTTGCGAACTTTCGGCGGCGGTCAGCGGACGCGCAGCCGAATCCTCACCCAGTTTGCCGATGATCTGCTTGTAGTTCTGCGCGTGCAGCGGATTCTCCGGCTCGAGGTCGGAGAGCTCCTTGTAGAGGTCGCGGGCCTTTCCCAGGTCGCCGGCCTGCACGTGGGCATGGGCCAGCAGTTCGGAGACTTCGTTCAGGTGGGTGGTGTCACGCGCCTTGAGGTAGACGCTGCGCAATAGGTGCAGGGCGGGCGCGTTCTCCTTGATCTTGTTGATGGAGGCATGCAGCGCGGTGATGATGCCGGTGGGATTCGCGGCGAGCAGCTTGTCGGCGTACTGATCGTAGACCGCGATGGCTTTCTCGAAGTCGCCGGACGACATCAGCGATTCGGCGTAGGTGGTGAGGCCACCGATATCGTTATGGACGGCGAGGAGCTTGTTGGCGAGCGGTTCCGCGAGATCGCGCTGGCCGAGCAGGAGGTGTGCGCGGATGAGGGCGCGCAGGGCGTCGGGCCGCGAGTCGAGATTGTGGATCTGCTCGAGGTGGCGGACGGCGTTGGCGCCATCCCCGGAATCGGCGGCGATGGCGCCGCGCAGCATGAGCGCGTCGGCGTTGCCGGCCTCGAGCCCGAGGACGCGGCCGCAGGCCTCGTCGGCGGCATCATAGGAGCCGCGCGCGTAGAGCGACTGCGCCGCGTTGAAGAAGATGTTGCGCGCTTCTTCTTTCTTGCCCAGCCGCACGTAAAGGTCGGCGAGCTTGGATTGCATGCTGGAGTTCTCAGGATCGAGCTCCAGCATCTTCTGGAAGATGCGCGCGGCCGCATCCAACTCGTTCGCCTTCATGTAGGCGTCCGCGACCTGGACGTATTGCTGGCGCGCGTCGTTGTACAGGCCCTGCTGGGTGTAGAGCTCGGCGAGCTTGAGGATGGCTTCGGTCTGCCCGGGCGCGAGCTTGACCATCTTCTTGTACA from Acidobacteriota bacterium includes:
- a CDS encoding DUF2442 domain-containing protein → MISHQRDILALAADERVAGVEVSTDAITVSLKDGRAISAPLAWFPRLLHATASQRANWKIVGRGHGIHWPEIDEDVSTEGLLRGAPAPRPKRRK
- the ada gene encoding bifunctional DNA-binding transcriptional regulator/O6-methylguanine-DNA methyltransferase Ada codes for the protein MTARPIPSKGANATNNDAEWQAVLGQHRAWDGRLFYGVRSTGIYCKPSCPSRRPRRDQVEYFFDIPAAERAGFRACKRCHPNQPGRVDAQLQAVERACHYIRENLDATLSLEELGAHAGMSPFHLQRVFKRATGLTPKQYIAGCRLASFKQELRLNRRNVTEATYHAGYSSGSRVYERANQEMGMTPATYRKGAAGVAIEYAVVACSLGRLLVAKTPRGVCSVQLGDSERELEKALKNEFPKAELSHAAQRPAWLADVLAQVEGGSSSRTSSRSPETRLPLDIRVTAFQRRVYEALLRIPAGETRSYQQVAAAIGAPAACRAVARVCARNPVAVVIPCHRVVRGDGALAGYRWGVERKRALLGREAARKS
- a CDS encoding YdeI/OmpD-associated family protein, which translates into the protein MKKPKTTAKTFTATLEHMPGNLGWVIIRVPVDVEKVWGVRGHLKVRGEIGSANKKVSGFGFRTSLFPTGKGYHYMLINKQMQRGGGVGVGMKARFRLEPDLEERVVTEPAEWARIMKQSRAIARFYAALSYSYRQAIARSITEPKAAASRRKRAEQMAERVLQTIEAERELPPLIRQAFERYPRAWQGWQRMTPRQRRNHLLGIFYYRNPGSRQRRLEKTMEEASKRAE
- a CDS encoding DUF983 domain-containing protein, which encodes MRDNGDPVRLEPTRWHAILRARCPRCRIGPIFARWRFPGFGVLHPMCPECGLLYQREQGYFLGAMYISSLIVTALIFVFLLLLWAVTSWSWDTLLLASLGLVILSAPLVMSVARVLWLHFDQYFDPR
- a CDS encoding DUF962 domain-containing protein yields the protein MSHEHSSDKLAQRDWVGEYSEAHRHPMNRLCHSFGIPMIVVSLLLAVGAIYIGPLWIYAVVLFVLGWVLQFVGHWFEGKPPEFIRDPRFLFVGVRWWFAKMRGKA
- a CDS encoding thiamine phosphate synthase gives rise to the protein MLLYYITDRRQFPGPPGEQRRALLAKLGEAARAGVDYIQLREKDLSARELEQLAREAVSALARARPARMPPTRMSEGQRPTTRLLVNSRADIALAVGADGVHLPAGDLPASEVHALWAAATRNSKLETRNCLVAVSCHTGEEVAAAESHGADFAVFGPVFEKAGGPKSAGLAALRAACARGAHTSTVAKPEAGYATPMPVLALGGVTLANAQDCLRAGAAGVAGIRLFQENEVARVVAELCAREKR
- a CDS encoding TIGR00730 family Rossman fold protein — translated: MHDPEDPKDLQRAPLAYKNPAFIDSPDGRILRILAEYQEPLARFHREKIQDTVVFFGSARFHSRSHAEHELEVLAKPSSAQPAPLEEQIKRARAAVEMARYYEEARRLAFLLTSWTKDLPFERHRFVVCTGGGPGIMEAANLGAREAGGKTIGLNINLPYEQMPNRYITPELNFEFHYFFMRKYWFAYLSKALVVFPGGFGTMDELFEILTLAQTEKLAKRILVLMYGKEYWERVINIDALVDWGTIAPEDRDLYRVVNSPEEAFEALRKGLTKFHLNAPHPKQEDRAPGIAKTRPFNQRNR
- a CDS encoding tetratricopeptide repeat protein; this encodes MALGFGFNKQKVLASAEKYVQQGKLQNAIGEYEKVVKEDPKDLQVLNTIGDLHSRIGDADKAAHYFKKVGDHYASDGFTVKAIAMYKKMVKLAPGQTEAILKLAELYTQQGLYNDARQQYVQVADAYMKANELDAAARIFQKMLELDPENSSMQSKLADLYVRLGKKEEARNIFFNAAQSLYARGSYDAADEACGRVLGLEAGNADALMLRGAIAADSGDGANAVRHLEQIHNLDSRPDALRALIRAHLLLGQRDLAEPLANKLLAVHNDIGGLTTYAESLMSSGDFEKAIAVYDQYADKLLAANPTGIITALHASINKIKENAPALHLLRSVYLKARDTTHLNEVSELLAHAHVQAGDLGKARDLYKELSDLEPENPLHAQNYKQIIGKLGEDSAARPLTAAESSQAFMVEELDAMATTGVEQQYSPDVAAAIRNAMTESELFDSYNLPAKTIAPLEAVLAQAPEDALMNQRLAGLYARAERFADAARCCEILARVHTKAGHAELAKQFGEMGVRYRKHAGGAAPTAPAEGAPALGFEVSAAPPAAAAAQPAAQEFGFEVSVPPDVPAAPVAAAPAREVDVASEWETMVTSEPAAAAAEATVTSAGTAIGDPTREVVEEIKFYIGQAMFGDAHTALDRLAQFSPKHPEIPALRAQLAAAETPAPVAPSEASIAEFSFDAIKTEAAEAPETVAPPPPQPPPPAPKAAPKAAPKPVAAPPPPPPPPAPAAKINAMSDFVLDLEESLGDDFAIGGAKAPAPPPPSALAKAAAPPSPPPPPPPAAKPAPARSAAPAAAASAPASSSAPQSAPQSAPQSAPQQDVMVGREANAALTDMFAEFKEEAEEGAGQAEDPDTHYNLGVAFKEMGLLDEAIGELQKVCQSIEHGYPFSQVMQAYTWLAHCFVEKGVPMAAVKWYEKALHVPQIDEESKMAVYYELASAHEAAGNRKEALASFMEVYGSNIDYRDVAERIKALKA